In a genomic window of Corynebacterium choanae:
- a CDS encoding ABC transporter substrate-binding protein produces MKKLSLLVTSLGACALALGACSAPEGSQDAAGGAAAGSADKLTIACSQQEDFCQKMTSAFQEASGINTTYVRLGAGEVLARLGATQGEFDVWSGGQAENHLIAADNGWVENYVSPNAAALPEKYNNAAGVWSGFYTDSISFCYNKEELDRLGVDAPKSWEDLLNPKLQGQVAMPHPATAGVGYMVLYTVNQVNGGDNAKTLDYLKSLNSNILQYSKSSATSTEMAGRGEIAVGLALDSDCAKAKDAGFDNLEYSYPAEGTGYEVGSVSVLSGGKNKEAAKQYMDWILSTDAQDLYSDVPSFAAPTNPDAKLGDNVPPQSDIKTVNWDVKEAAANREGLIGDFEKEISNRSSAK; encoded by the coding sequence ATGAAAAAGCTTTCTCTCCTGGTTACATCACTCGGCGCTTGCGCCCTGGCCTTGGGTGCTTGTTCAGCGCCAGAGGGGTCACAGGATGCAGCTGGTGGTGCAGCAGCTGGTAGCGCCGACAAACTGACGATCGCTTGCTCCCAGCAGGAAGACTTCTGCCAAAAGATGACCAGCGCTTTCCAGGAAGCCTCCGGCATCAACACCACCTATGTTCGTCTCGGCGCGGGTGAAGTGCTTGCCCGTCTCGGCGCCACCCAGGGCGAATTCGATGTTTGGTCTGGCGGCCAAGCTGAAAACCACCTGATCGCCGCAGATAACGGATGGGTTGAAAACTATGTTTCCCCGAACGCTGCAGCATTGCCTGAAAAATACAACAATGCCGCGGGCGTCTGGTCTGGTTTCTACACTGATTCGATTTCCTTCTGCTACAACAAGGAAGAACTTGACCGGCTCGGCGTTGATGCACCGAAGTCTTGGGAAGATCTCCTTAATCCAAAGCTGCAGGGACAGGTCGCAATGCCGCACCCAGCAACTGCAGGGGTTGGCTACATGGTGCTCTACACCGTCAACCAGGTCAATGGTGGCGACAATGCAAAGACCCTTGACTATCTCAAGTCGCTGAACAGCAATATTCTGCAGTACTCGAAGTCGTCGGCAACCTCCACCGAGATGGCTGGCCGGGGCGAAATTGCAGTCGGCTTGGCACTGGATTCCGACTGTGCAAAGGCCAAGGATGCAGGGTTCGACAATCTTGAATACTCCTACCCGGCAGAGGGAACCGGTTATGAAGTCGGATCGGTTTCCGTACTCAGCGGTGGCAAGAACAAGGAAGCAGCCAAGCAGTACATGGATTGGATCTTGAGCACCGACGCACAAGATCTCTACTCGGATGTTCCTTCCTTCGCTGCCCCAACCAACCCTGATGCGAAACTCGGCGACAATGTGCCGCCACAGTCCGACATTAAGACGGTGAACTGGGACGTGAAAGAAGCAGCCGCAAACCGGGAAGGGCTGATTGGCGACTTCGAAAAGGAAATCTCGAACCGCTCTTCCGCCAAGTAA
- a CDS encoding RNA polymerase sigma factor, which produces MTDKELIERAAAGDERAFTALIQAYRDIIWRICLAHIQDQHDAEDVFMAAITKVWANLHQFQGRSSFSTWVYRITSNCAIDHHRKFSKQREQSLDEAVFNDPLLQDRGSSTEARVEDLELANRALSLLSPASREAIILFEVAGLKVKEIAVHQGISVTACKQRLRRARLKMATVLDEIED; this is translated from the coding sequence ATGACCGACAAAGAGCTGATCGAGCGAGCTGCCGCCGGCGACGAGCGTGCTTTTACTGCGCTTATTCAGGCGTACCGCGACATCATCTGGCGTATCTGTTTGGCACATATCCAAGACCAACATGATGCCGAAGATGTTTTTATGGCAGCGATTACCAAGGTTTGGGCTAACCTGCACCAGTTCCAAGGACGCTCGTCGTTTTCTACTTGGGTGTATCGCATCACTTCGAATTGTGCGATTGATCATCATCGGAAATTCTCGAAGCAGCGAGAACAAAGTCTTGATGAGGCAGTGTTCAACGATCCGCTGTTACAGGATCGCGGCTCGAGTACGGAAGCGCGGGTGGAAGATTTAGAGCTTGCAAACCGGGCATTGTCGCTGCTGAGTCCCGCCAGCCGGGAAGCAATCATCCTTTTTGAGGTGGCGGGGCTGAAAGTGAAAGAAATCGCAGTCCATCAAGGAATTTCTGTCACAGCATGCAAGCAGCGTTTGCGGCGGGCGCGGTTGAAGATGGCGACGGTACTCGACGAGATTGAGGATTAG